The Saccharicrinis carchari genomic interval AACCTTGAGCCGAAAAGATGAAAACAAAAGACATGGTGGAGATATTCAGGGAATCATTAATCATTTAGATTATATTAAGTCATTGGGGTTTACACAAATTTGGAACACGCCCTTAACGGAAAATAATCAACCAAATTATTCTTATCATGGATATGCAACCACCGATTACTATAAGATCGATCCAAGGTTTGGAACTAATGAAGATTTTAGAAAATTGGTTTATGAAGCAAAAAAAAGAAATATTGGAATAATTTGGGATGTCGTCTTGAATCATTGTGGTTCTGAATATTACTTCATTAAAGATTTACCATGTGAAGATTGGGTGAACTTACCAAAATCTAGAACACGAACAAATCATTTAAAATCAACTATTACTGATATATACGCTGCAAAAATTGACAAAGAAGAATATACAGATGGTTGGTTTGATAACCATATGGCAGATTTAAACCAAAGAAATCCTTTGGTTGCAAAATACTTAATTCAGAATACGATTTGGTGGATTGAATATGCTGGTCTTTCTGGTTTAAGGGAAGATACTTTTTCATATATAGACAAAGAGTTTTTATCCAATTGGACTAAAACCATCCTTGCTGAATATCCCAAACTAAATATTGTTGGAGAAGAGCTCTCTCGAAATATTGCTCAAACTGCATATTGGCAAATTGACAAAAAAAACACAGATGGCTATCAATGTTATTTGCCAACTTTGATGGATTTTTCTTTGAATGAGCAAGTAATTTCTAGCTTGAATCGTACAGATAGTTGGTTTTCAACCTGGAGAGATGTTTATCAAAGTGTAGCACAGGATTATTTATTTCCGCATCCAGAGAATCAGTTGATATTCCCTGATAATCATGATTTAGACCGCTTCTATTCAAGAATAAATAAAAATTTCGAAAAATGGAAACTTGGAATAGCAATGTATACAACCATGCGCGGTATTCCACAGTTTTTATATGGAACAGAGGTTTTGTTTTTCAATGATAAAGCAGGAAGCGATGGACAGAGAAGAAGCGATTTTTATGGCGGTTGGGATGGTGATTCTAAAAATGCAGTTACAAGAAAGGGCTTGACCAAAGAAGAAAAAGAAGCTCAATACTATATTGCAAAACTTTTAAATTGGAGAAAAACTAATTCAGCGATTACCAATGGAAAATTCATGCATTACGCACCAGATAAAAATGATGTTTATGTTTATTTTCGATATAATGACAAACAAAAAGTGATGGTTATACTTAACAAAAACAGCGAAAGTGTTTTGCTAGACATGAACAGATACAATGAGGTAATACCAAATAAGTTTAAAGCGAAAGAGATTATTTCTGACCAGGAGATTATTGTGGAAAATACATTAAGAATTTCTGCTAAAACAGCAATGATTTTAGATGTTAAATAACTATTGACCGATAAACGCTGGCTTAA includes:
- a CDS encoding glycoside hydrolase family 13 protein; the encoded protein is MNFFIKFCFLFILPTTLFSQKIERIEPKNWWIGMKYNTVTLLLYGKDISDLQPEISYPDVLLVNTEKSENKNYLFLSLKINPTAKPGIVNIIFKKNGEKLLTKKFPILKREANSAERDSYTQKDAIYLIVPDRFSNGDPSNDIIPNMLEKTLSRKDENKRHGGDIQGIINHLDYIKSLGFTQIWNTPLTENNQPNYSYHGYATTDYYKIDPRFGTNEDFRKLVYEAKKRNIGIIWDVVLNHCGSEYYFIKDLPCEDWVNLPKSRTRTNHLKSTITDIYAAKIDKEEYTDGWFDNHMADLNQRNPLVAKYLIQNTIWWIEYAGLSGLREDTFSYIDKEFLSNWTKTILAEYPKLNIVGEELSRNIAQTAYWQIDKKNTDGYQCYLPTLMDFSLNEQVISSLNRTDSWFSTWRDVYQSVAQDYLFPHPENQLIFPDNHDLDRFYSRINKNFEKWKLGIAMYTTMRGIPQFLYGTEVLFFNDKAGSDGQRRSDFYGGWDGDSKNAVTRKGLTKEEKEAQYYIAKLLNWRKTNSAITNGKFMHYAPDKNDVYVYFRYNDKQKVMVILNKNSESVLLDMNRYNEVIPNKFKAKEIISDQEIIVENTLRISAKTAMILDVK